The Lepeophtheirus salmonis chromosome 6, UVic_Lsal_1.4, whole genome shotgun sequence DNA window tcaaaaaaatgtaatattttaaattaaaatttttgaataactagatttttgaaatttttttccaaaaaaaaatcaatatttgaaattatgccaaaaaattattatttaaatttttttacaaaaaattaagtttttaaattttttcaaaaaaaattcaaaaaccaagcccccttgCCCCTGAATACGTacctttaattgaaaaattgactcaaggaaatataaatgtatgtagatatCATTTTAAtgtgttataataatattgtcatTTTGATTGGCGGTAAAttatatggggaaaaaattaaggcataaataattttcatttcctttgCTATCTAATGAAGGTAAAAACTATTTCTGTGCAATaggcaataataataataatatttttcaaatttcataaaatatcagGCAGTAGGATAGGACGAAGTGTGTGGGCAGGAGGGGTTGTATCCCCCacaccaaattaaggaattttgaaaaattaatttttgaaatttttttccaaaaaatttaattttttgttaacagctatatatttttgaatttttgttccaaaaatttaatttcttctgaatagatatggatttttgaaatttgtttccaagaaatttaatagttaaaatttcattttttgttaacagctgtggatttttgaaaaaaaaattcgaaaaattgaatttcttgaGAATTTcccccttaatttttttttacaaaaatacatatatataattctgcggagGCCCCTGTAATGATATCCTACCCCATCGCCTTTTGTTGTAAAAGTATGCgaattcaaaatctattttctcagaacaaaagaaattttaattccTAATAAGATGGACAAAAATAAACCCGGCTTTTTATCAAGTGtaactaatatatgtacatacatgatatatatatatatatataataatgattattatgtaCTATAAACTGCCTTGCTTTGTGTGTTCAAATGAACTCTTACATGTGTCATCTCACTTCATTGCTTTATTCTTGGCAAGCTTTCAAACCCAGGGTTCTCCCCTGCTATTGTGTAGGCATTTGTTAAATGATCTCAAAAGTTGACTCAGTGCTTAGGAACTCCTTCTAAAGATGCCGCGTATTGATCCACGACTTGTTCTGGCCAAGCGTTTTCCTCTTCATGCCGCTGTGGATCAATGCCATATGCCAACAGTTCTTAAACTACTGGGAGAGGATGCGGAATTTCATGTTGTACGTAAAGTACAAAACTATGATACAACGGTCATCCATTCTGCATGTACACTCAGAGGAATTCAAAACATTTCAGAGGACATTCTTAAACATCTAATTAAGGTAACCTACTTCTTAGTTTGGATATCTCTAGTACTTACCTACTTAACTCAGGCAaagtctaaaaataaaacaacaatttaaacAGTACATTGGATAGTCTCATTTTGGGGTTTATATCCCccaaaaaactgactttggcatAGTTTATCGGCTCTCAATGATTTGCAAtttctctgttttatcaaagatcCTCCATTTTGTTCTACGACTTTAATCAATTCAAATAGAGCTATTTTTTCCTACGTTACTTCTCTCTATCTTTGATGAAACAGGGAAACTTCAAATCATTCACAAAATCCCcttaaattataacaaaaaagatgtgcaatattttttactgatataccaaacactaaaaaatgtaataagtaCAGTTTTTGACACAATATAGTTAGGACggtacaatatgaaaaaaaatgaccaattgTGATCCAAAACTCTTgtatcaagaatgttttttgaggattttttatttgatggttCTTGAAAAAGCTTTTGAGTAGcctattaaaaacaaatactttatttgtaatGAAAGAACAGTTAACTATTTACTCTTCAAATGAATTACTTTtgctcaaaaacaaataaaaaactgagaCGTTATTCCTTACATAACAAAGCCCTTAAAAAATTGGTTTcaactatatataaaatgaaataagccATTGCAgagaaaagttttatatttgtgtaaatcatcattttttttcttagtcaaaagataaaaatacaaagaaaaatcttGAACCccagatttgatacaaaaaaccAAATTACAGATTAGTTTAGTAATACATATTAGAATTAGATATAGAGGTTAAAAGTTTTTAGGTAAGTTAAATTTTGATGGTTTGTGTTATGAAGAAATccaaatatatcttctttttttctctacaggaCGGTGCCCCCATTAATGAAACGGACTCCATAGGACAAACTCCATTACATTATGCCATCTCAAATCCTAGTCTTGCAAAGACTCTTATACCGATTTTATTGGCGGAAGGAGCTCATATCAATGTTCAAAGAAAAAGTGATGGTTGGACAGCGTTGCATCTTGCAGCCATGTTCGGAAGGTCAGATCTTGTAGGGATTTTGCTTAAAAACGGAGCAAATCCTGAACTAAAGGACAATGAGGGTAATAAGCCCCAGGAAATTGCTCGTAAATATCGGTTTCATGCTCTTTCGGATTTATTgaataggtaaatatatattaaaacagatttttgaataattatatatcttattatcaAGTCCGAGGAAGGATCATATCCCCATTGTGCCCTCTGAGAAGGATGTTGAAGCTGATATCATGTCCCTTCTTACTTACAAAAGAAAGGATGATTaccaaaagataaaaatgaaagaaaagtaTACAAACTGGAGGGACGATAACCAAAATTCTTTGCTACATTTAGCTGCCTGGAATGGAAATTTAGAACTTTGCAGATGGTTTTTTGATAGCCCAAGAGGAAGAAAATTATGTAGTGTACAAAATGATAATGGAGCTACTCCCTTAGCTCTTGCCATCATCAATGGACAGATCCAATCTGTTGAAGagttttttatgaataagtaTTCCAAAATCAACATTGATTTGAGTGCTAAAATACATTCATCAGGTGAAAATATTGCTCATTTACTTATCCAGTATTTACCCGACGTTCATCccaagtttattttaaaacgaAAAGACTTGACCTTTGAGGTCCTTAACGCCCAGGAATCTCGCAACGGAAACTCTCCTTTTCTTCATTGTGCCatgagaaataataaattttcattaaaaagacTTCTTCGTTCTAAAGCTGTTAAGGAGAGGCAACTATTAGACTTAAGTTTAAGGAACAAGTTTGGAAATTCTTTATTGCATTATCTTGCAGAAAATAAGGACGAGGCCAACTTTAGCACGATTTTAAATGACTACAATGGTATAATCACTTCAGAAATAGCCAATTTAAATAATGCAGAAGGAAATACGTGTTTGATTGTGTGCCTAATTAGAGGATCCCCGCATATGGTCAGAGATATTCTTCAACATCCTACTGCaagtacaaaatttaatttagcttATAACAAAGGTGGACTCTCTCCACTCCATTTGGTAGCCGAGCAAGGTAATACTCTTTTGTGGAATATTGCAGTTTCTCATCCCAGCTGTGACTTAAATGCTCGTGATCCTGAAGGAAATACTCCTTTAATGACTGCAGCTATTAGAGGAAGCTCAAAAATGTTAGAATCTTGGTTCAGTTCTACCTCCAAAGTCTCAGATTCAGTTGATTTGTCTGCTTCTAATACAGAAGGAGATACACTACTATccctctttataaaaaatataccggACAAACATTCCCTCGCCTCTTTTCTATTCTCGGTAGATCTTAAAACAATTGCAAATCAGCCTAACAGCTCGTCAGAATATCCTATTACAATCGCTATTCAAAAAGAGAATTGGGACGTTGTTTCGATCCTTTTAAGCCATCCTAATCTCAGAAACAAAATTGGAGAAGAAGAAACAGAGGGTGTGATTGATGTTCATGTAATTGTGCCAAAGACAGGGTTCTCACCCTTAACTTCCATTCTTACAGCACATGTTAAACTAACGAGACAAGTACAAACGCATACTATGAAAAAACAAAGAGTATTAGCTGAAGAATGTAAAAAGAAATGTGAGTCTCTCTGGAGCTTGGTTAAAACTCTTCTCGAGCGAGAAAGGGAAATGCATGGCCCCACCATGGTCCAAGGTAGAGATGGAGGAAGTGCttgcattaaaaaacaaatagagGCAGGGAAGTTAATCAGGGCTCCTGTCCTTGATGAAGTCATATCCGAATACACAAAGTATTATCAAtttgtgaaaaagaaaaaacctatTTCGACCTCTGCACCTCTTGTCACGAAAAAGGGTGTCGAGGAGGTTGTGGATAGTAAACAAAAAAGCCCATATGAATTagaaactaaaacaaaaaaagtggTAGATTCGACGAAGAAAAACAACTCCGTTACCATGGAGGAGTCAAAAGATACAAATGGTGATATCAAGGAAAATACATCCTTAACCCCAGATAAgatacctataaaatatattagtaaggatgatgtaaaaaaaatattaccagtAGAAAAGGATGTCACTATTTTCGATGTGGTCAATAGAAATAAAGAAGGCGATGAAGGTTTGCACCAAGTGGAAATAGTGCAAAATGGTTCATACTCTGATTTGATCAAGGTAGAGGAAAGAGTAGCCTCGACATGTACCAAGATATCTGAAGACCATGTCATCAAAGAGACGACAAATAAGGATATTGGGGTTTATTCAGTAGGTATTTCACTGAAACAGGAGTCTAAGTCCATACTCAGTGAAACAAAAACGTCATACTCTATTCAATTCGATCAAAAATCATCCGGTTCGCTCTTACCAGAACAAAAATCATCTGGTTCTCTTTTGCCAAATGAAAAATTGTCTAATTCTACTTCAGTTGATCAAAAATCGTCTAATTCCACTTCAGTTGATCAAAAATCGTCTGGTTCTACTCCATTAGATCTAAAGTTATCTAATTCTACTTCAGTTGATCAAAAAGCAGCTGATTCTACTTACGTAGATCCAGAATCATCGCTTGATCTACTACTTAAACTCGAAAAGCCCCTCAAAGATCCATCTCTGACTTCATTGAACTCTGAAGAACAAAAGTTTCAAGACTTTCTGAAATCAAAACTTAGTAGTGTATTAAAGGCCACAAATGATAATGAACAACCTTTGACAAATGAAAAAGATTCCAAAGAAGCCAAATCTGATCATAATAATATACTGGAAAAGCTAAAAGAGAACGTTATTTCGAATTCTCTCTCAGTAGTGCCTTCCATACCTCCACGATTGAAACGTTCAAGTGAAATGAACAACACAAAAGACGCTTCGACCCAAACTCAATCAATATCTATAAAAGTTTGCCAATGTTGCTGCACATGTGAGACATCATCTTGATGCACTATCACCATTGATTGTGCTCTCCATTCTATTCTTGACCATTTATATTACAGAGACAAAAAGAGAAGATGTATCGtttcacttttgaaaaaatcatcagTGAATCCTCCCTATTCAGGATACGGATAAATTGTTCTTATACTTTGACACATGAAACTTGAAGCACatacaagatatttttagaCTATCgccatttttattacaattatacaaaaataaaaacataagataatacatattaatatatttttttcaatataaccaGGGTTGGTTGTACCGTGAGCCTGGCTTAGGGCAAGGGGAAGGTGAGGGCcctattttatcatttctaactttgaatttatttccaagATTTTGTTCTCAATTTTTcaaacgacttttttttttagaaaacataatatttgatgcttttttttagaagaaacccacaatcctatttttttacttagaaaaatgtttttattaatgtaatttccTCAGCTAACAAAGTTGAaagtatgttatattttttccctccgTTTGATTATTAGTAACCAGGATTACCCCAAAGGATACTggttaattttgatgaaacttgcTACgaaaggccattaaattttgagaaaaaatgtataatcgaccataactttctaaaaaaatgagctACATAACTAAATTTCATTATAGGGCGAGGTTTAGGACTCTAACGAGTGCCCATTCTAATTagatataactttataaaatctACTCGTTTAGGGTAcctatcttttaataataaagtgcAGGGTTGGGGCAAGTGCCTCCTCCCTAAAGCCGGCCCTTAATGTACCCTCctttattatctataaaaaatgaagcaatatGAACTATTTAGAGATAAAACGTCAGATCACTTATTGATAGAGTTTTTGAGATCATTAATATTAGTAatgaaattagtaaaaatttaatatttcaatttttttccacgGAAAAATCGAGCCCCCTCCcgaaatataatcctgtggacgcactttgaattatgtttattttcaaacattttcacacaatttttttttattaacggcaaatctttttaaattgtaatataagttttattctttcaatcaaaaaaataattatagcttcCGAATAAccccttcattttacttgatttttgtatgattagacaaATTTTGAAGGAACTATactcaagataacttaataaatattttatctttcgaaTGCTTGAATGCTTTTTACCTCTGCCAACGaagtttatgtttttgcctctatTTGTTTGATAGTCACTAGGATTACGGATCGATTTTggtcaaacttggtacgaagattataaaTGTTCCCATGTAGGATGCCATTAAGTTTTGAGAGGTCGAGGTagcacaaaaagtaaaaaatgcataatcgaacataactttgaaacaaattaagatacagaactcaatttgattttaggcggaAGTTTTGATTTCTACCAAGTGTTCATTCTTGCTATTAATAGtcattaactttaattttgatctaggtatatagttatttcatttcgaaatatggctttgaatcgaaattatactcgatatgattttattaaaattaaaaactcaaatAGTCAGGAAAAATTCTTGATATTTGACCACTAAGTATGAAGGGTACAGTTGCATCAACTGCTACAATTTTCCACGAATAGTTTATTCTTCTTTAGTACCTCCGCCAACGAAATTGagcggaggttatgtttttttctctgtttatttgtttgtcAGTCACCAGGATTAAGGTAAAAGTTACATGtcgatttttatcaaacttgctATGAAGATTAAATATGGTCACTGTAAAAGCCCATAAAATTTCGAGAGGTCAAAGTAACGCTagagattaattaaaaatggatagttgaccataactttggaacataacAAGGTACATAGCTCAAATTGGAGTCCGAATGTAATTGTAGTAAAACTGcttcatataacaaaaaatccaatttaggaAAAATGGCTATATGGGGAAATTTGCGCTCTAcggagtgcccattctagttttgtttgtttttcaaaaatagtttaaggggATTTTTAACGCATGTGCCATATTTCCATCATAAAACCatacatttcattaatttattaaaaagttccCGGATAGAAAAACAGGGGCGAACGCAGGAGGTAGGGCAGAGGGGCTGTTGCTTCCCCCCACCCAAAATcttggtttttcttttcttttgtatttatcatacaaaaatgatAGCTctataggggaaaaaattaaatactgggaaaaaatttgaaaagatttatttaaaaaaaaggtaatttggtCCAATTCAGGGccggaaattttaaaaatcccagCCCAAAAAAACAGCAACAACCCTGCGGGACGCAGGCACCCCTGAATGAAGGCATGTCTAGGGAAAAGAGGACGGGTTGTCCacctaatatattttctgtggCATCCGTAGGATTTTATCTTGAGGAAGCCTTATATTGTAACAGAGACAAAATaccttttatgaaaattttagaCTAAACATCTTTAGTAAGGCCCGAAAGCCAAGGTACATAACTATACACAAAGAATCCATGATAAAAATTTCCAATCAGCTTTTTAACACCCTGTTATAGTTTTACCGTCACTGACCTAGTCCAAGCTTTAGTAAGTTTTAAACAATTTCCCCACATCCGatatagtaataattatcaaagtataaatatataatagacacgtataagttaatttaacaatgggattataataacattatagCACTTTAttataatctaaataattaattcatcatcTCAAGTTTTGACACGTTTTAACTAAAGGAAATGGGAAAGagaatgtatattgtatatattacatatatataatttatttatatataactttatccGTGTGAGATTGGCTAACTGGTCGAACATcaaaaatagagagaaaaaacacaaaaaaaaacaaacaaagaaaaccAGATTATAACacaacttaaaattaatttctaaaaattgagtaGGTATAACATAACAAAACTGtacaaatcataataataataatgagataGTAGTTATTGATAGACGAtattgtgtgtgtgtatgtatgtatgtagacaGTAGTAGTATAAGTATTGACAAACAAATGATTAATACAGAAAAAGTCTGACAACATTTCTTTCATAAGACTATTTTAAACGGCACAACATTATGTGTGTGTGTGCAGTTAGTTCGTTCGTAGTATATGCatgtaatgtaattatttagtatattatatatatgattataaaatatataatatatttgtgtgtTCCAGTAGCTCATGTGATTGCGAGACTCCCAGGGCCAGTGGTATTATTATGTTCACTATCAGAGTCTGAGAGAGTCACTACCTCAGTAGAGGAGGAGGGCGATGGCTTCAAAATTTCTTTAAGGAGCTCAGGcggtaatttaattttaataacttggTCTCCCATTCGAATATAAATTCCTTTCGATGTTCGAATGATCATTACTTTTTGCCCTCTCTTGAGAGCAATTAAAGGAGAGTCTGGAATATTGGTAGGAATCAAGAGATCATTTTGTACTACTAAATGCTTAAATGTAACTCCTTGGCGAGAAAGGGCTTCAGCTGgaaaagaagaggaagaaggatCCATAGCTGCTTGATTAGCTACAGAAGGGGTCATTCTTTTTTGGAACTCTGAAAGGGGACTAGTGGGTACTGGTAGCTGTTGTGTAGTCtgattattaatgttattatggTATTGCTGAGAAGGAATGGGATAGGAGGGAGAATGAAGAGGAGGATAGGAGGAGGTTCCCCCTCTCAAAGGAGATCAAAAGATGAAGATGTACCACTGTTTGCATGTCCTCCTTCAGCTCCTTCTATGGACGGAGAAGGAGGCCATCTTACATTTTTAGAGTAGTCTACATCAGTTTTAGGATAAAATGCTGAGTATGAAGGTCTTCCATAAGATATTttggccttcttctcaatttgatAGCTCCTCTCAGCCAAACGCTTTTCAGCTTTTGAAAGTTTCTGATCCCCACGATCGATCAGTAGACTCTCATGCGTAAAGGGATTACAAGTCAACAAATCATAATAGTTTCTCACAGTGTTGGCAAGTACGCTATCCTCagttttcatttcaattttgaatcCATTAAGAGGAGGATCCTCTTCATTAGATCGGAGAAGTGTCTGGATCTCTTTGGTTTGGAAACGTAGCTCCGGATTAAGTTCATCTACAATTCGATTGGACATGCCCTGCTTGTTAATCTGTCGATCGTAAATTGTTCTTTCAAGGCAATTATCAACAATTAGACGATAAATGAAGGAAGTCTTCTTTTGACCATAACGATAAACCCTGCATACAGCTTGAGAATCATGACAAGGATTCCAAGAAGCATCAAAAACAACAACCCTATTAGCACCTATCAAATTAATTCCCAGGCTGCCAGCCTTAGTTGATATGAGAAATAATTTGATAGAGTCATCTTTGTTGAACGTTGATATCAGTTTTTCACGCTCAAGGCCAGAAGTACTTCCATCCAGGCGAAAATATTTCAGTTCAggctcttctttttttaaaaattcttctaTTAGATTTAAACTCAAAAGAGACTGACTAAAAAGTAACATTCGATCGTTTTCTTGAAGAGTTTTACGAAGAAGTGAAAAAAAGACACACATTTTCGGAGAATTCTCTATCAATCCAGTTTCGTAATTATCCATAGAGTCATTGATCTAAAATACAagattaataaaagtaaaaagttaCTATCAAATACCAAGCTAAAAACACATACCCAGTCAtaatcaatttcttcttttttgaaagatacCTTACCATTCTTAGGATTGATTGCAACTCCAAATTCATCAAAGTCAAAATCCAAATCCATAGCATtattaatttctcttttttctggtaaaaaaataaaaaaactcaattagaaatgattgaagaaaaaaaaaacccttcttAAGCTTACTTAAGAAATGATACAATACATCAGGATGATTATAAATCTTCAAAGCCACTGCGAAAGCCTTGAGAGGATTGGTAACTGAGTTCGCTCCCAAAAGATCTTTCATAAATgctgtatataaatatctttggaAAGGAGTCATTCTTAGCATGATAATATGCTCTTCCTTTGGTGGTAAACTCTTGGTCAAAACGACATGGCTTCGtctgaaaaataaagaagaaaatttataagtacagaaaattaaaaaaaaaaaaatcatgtaaaataCCTCTGTACAAATCCTTTCAGTTGATTATGTAGAACATGTGCTCTATGTTTCATTAGTCTCACATCTTTAGGAAGAGAGTCTGCACACTGCCCATTCTGAATTGGCCTTTCAAACATATTAGCAAATTCCGTTTTTGTTCCCAAAAAGTTAGGTCTAACAAAGTCTACCATACACCAATATTCCATAAGATTATTCTGAAGAGGATAACCCGTCAGAACTACCCGACGACGGGTTTTAACAGCCTTGAGAGCACTTGAAATAGAAGCATgagaattttttattctatgcccttcatcacaaataattaaatcaggGCCTGGATCTACCAGAGCTGACTGAACACTATCCAAGGtaactttttctttatcttcttcttcaatatcTATACATTCAGGACCTTTTCTCTTTCGTTTTTTTCTCGGTTTCTTATTAGCAAGCTGTCGATAAAGTTCATATCCCATGAGTAAGACTCCGCCTTTACTATACCAATTCTCAATAAGACGACCTCTTTGATCCAGGTTTTtacaattatcatttaaaataaaaacctcgTAGTCACGAGGCTCAATTTCTTTCGACCAAGAATAAGTAGAGGAACTAGAACTAGGGATCCATTGGTTATATTCATTAAGCCAATTTTGTATGGTATTTATAGGAACTATAATTAATACACGCTTTCCTGGAGTATATCGGAGAAATATATCCGTAAAGCAAACTACTTGGATTGTTTTTCCTAAGCCCATTGAATGAGCTAGAATACAACCATAGCCAATACTGTTATAATTTGAAAGAGATTCTATTATATTATCATAGAGAAATCGAATACCTCCAATCTAAAAAAGAACAATGATACATTTAAAGACAAAACTTTGGTGAACAAGAAATGAGTATACCTGATGAGGTTTTACGATTTTTTCTAACTGAGGAATAAGAAACACATCTGAATCTTCTTTGGGGTGTCcaatattaataagaattcGACCATTTTCATCAGCAACATTAAATCTATCATCCACATGCATGCCAGAATTAGAAGGGTCTTCGATCTTAGCATCATCTTTTTTAATAGAGATCACTTCAACGTCGTCATCACTTTGGCCCAATCTCTTGATATTCTCATTCTCCGATCCACTCGTACTCACTAGATTGATAATATCGGTGGTTTCTGATTTAATTGACAACGATGGAGGTTTGTGGTATATTCCGTTTAAGTCAGAGTATccatcatttaatatttgtcttTGATGCTGCTCCATTCTAGCTCGCATTTGAAACTCATGAAGACGTTTTAAGCGATCTGCTTCTTCAGCTCTCGCATCCTTAGTGCGTTCATCTAAATCTTCATCTTTTAAAACAGTTGATATGTTTTTTCGCCGATTTCGATCTTTGCGACTgagtttcctttttttcttattatttgggGAAGGTTCCTCACTACCACTCTCTTCCTTACTCTGGGGACTTTCGGAACCTTCCTCATCTTCGTCAAGCTCTTCATGTTCCTCCAGATGCAGAAATGGCCCACCTCCTCCATCTTCGTTGGTAGAAGTAGACGGAACTCCTTCCTTCATGTTTAAAAGTGAACTCATCAAACCTGAAAGATATAAATTGTAAGAATTTTATTCTGTATAATTACTgtacatattgttattttaagaatgctatttattatatttgatttttctaacTGAATTTATTATTCGTCAAACAATCAGTATAAGTAGATATTCAAATAAAGCAAGCAACCAACTTCTTCATTTTGAGTGGATCACAAACATCTTTGATGGAGCTGATGATA harbors:
- the LOC121120957 gene encoding LOW QUALITY PROTEIN: helicase ARIP4 (The sequence of the model RefSeq protein was modified relative to this genomic sequence to represent the inferred CDS: deleted 2 bases in 1 codon), with translation MGKEEDQKLFKVPYPKDVKVKKEPNQQWINGLMSSLLNMKEGVPSTSTNEDGGGGPFLHLEEHEELDEDEEGSESPQSKEESGSEEPSPNNKKKRKLSRKDRNRRKNISTVLKDEDLDERTKDARAEEADRLKRLHEFQMRARMEQHQRQILNDGYSDLNGIYHKPPSLSIKSETTDIINLVSTSGSENENIKRLGQSDDDVEVISIKKDDAKIEDPSNSGMHVDDRFNVADENGRILINIGHPKEDSDVFLIPQLEKIVKPHQIGGIRFLYDNIIESLSNYNSIGYGCILAHSMGLGKTIQVVCFTDIFLRYTPGKRVLIIVPINTIQNWLNEYNQWIPSSSSSTYSWSKEIEPRDYEVFILNDNCKNLDQRGRLIENWYSKGGVLLMGYELYRQLANKKPRKKRKRKGPECIDIEEEDKEKVTLDSVQSALVDPGPDLIICDEGHRIKNSHASISSALKAVKTRRRVVLTGYPLQNNLMEYWCMVDFVRPNFLGTKTEFANMFERPIQNGQCADSLPKDVRLMKHRAHVLHNQLKGFVQRRSHVVLTKSLPPKEEHIIMLRMTPFQRYLYTAFMKDLLGANSVTNPLKAFAVALKIYNHPDVLYHFLKKREINNAMDLDFDFDEFGVAINPKNGKVSFKKEEIDYDWINDSMDNYETGLIENSPKMCVFFSLLRKTLQENDRMLLFSQSLLSLNLIEEFLKKEEPELKYFRLDGSTSGLEREKLISTFNKDDSIKLFLISTKAGSLGINLIGANRVVVFDASWNPCHDSQAVCRVYRYGQKKTSFIYRLIVDNCLERTIYDRQINKQGMSNRIVDELNPELRFQTKEIQTLLRSNEEDPPLNGFKIEMKTEDSVLANTVRNYYDLLTCNPFTHESLLIDRGDQKLSKAEKRLAERSYQIEKKAKISYGRPSYSAFYPKTDVDYSKNVRWPPSPSIEGAEGGHANSGTSSSFDLLRGGTSSYPPLHSPSYPIPSQQYHNNINNQTTQQLPVPTSPLSEFQKRMTPSVANQAAMDPSSSSFPAEALSRQGVTFKHLVVQNDLLIPTNIPDSPLIALKRGQKVMIIRTSKGIYIRMGDQVIKIKLPPELLKEILKPSPSSSTEVVTLSDSDSEHNNTTGPGSLAIT
- the LOC121120316 gene encoding uncharacterized protein → MPRIDPRLVLAKRFPLHAAVDQCHMPTVLKLLGEDAEFHVVRKVQNYDTTVIHSACTLRGIQNISEDILKHLIKDGAPINETDSIGQTPLHYAISNPSLAKTLIPILLAEGAHINVQRKSDGWTALHLAAMFGRSDLVGILLKNGANPELKDNEGNKPQEIARKYRFHALSDLLNSPRKDHIPIVPSEKDVEADIMSLLTYKRKDDYQKIKMKEKYTNWRDDNQNSLLHLAAWNGNLELCRWFFDSPRGRKLCSVQNDNGATPLALAIINGQIQSVEEFFMNKYSKINIDLSAKIHSSGENIAHLLIQYLPDVHPKFILKRKDLTFEVLNAQESRNGNSPFLHCAMRNNKFSLKRLLRSKAVKERQLLDLSLRNKFGNSLLHYLAENKDEANFSTILNDYNGIITSEIANLNNAEGNTCLIVCLIRGSPHMVRDILQHPTASTKFNLAYNKGGLSPLHLVAEQGNTLLWNIAVSHPSCDLNARDPEGNTPLMTAAIRGSSKMLESWFSSTSKVSDSVDLSASNTEGDTLLSLFIKNIPDKHSLASFLFSVDLKTIANQPNSSSEYPITIAIQKENWDVVSILLSHPNLRNKIGEEETEGVIDVHVIVPKTGFSPLTSILTAHVKLTRQVQTHTMKKQRVLAEECKKKCESLWSLVKTLLEREREMHGPTMVQGRDGGSACIKKQIEAGKLIRAPVLDEVISEYTKYYQFVKKKKPISTSAPLVTKKGVEEVVDSKQKSPYELETKTKKVVDSTKKNNSVTMEESKDTNGDIKENTSLTPDKIPIKYISKDDVKKILPVEKDVTIFDVVNRNKEGDEGLHQVEIVQNGSYSDLIKVEERVASTCTKISEDHVIKETTNKDIGVYSVGISLKQESKSILSETKTSYSIQFDQKSSGSLLPEQKSSGSLLPNEKLSNSTSVDQKSSNSTSVDQKSSGSTPLDLKLSNSTSVDQKAADSTYVDPESSLDLLLKLEKPLKDPSLTSLNSEEQKFQDFLKSKLSSVLKATNDNEQPLTNEKDSKEAKSDHNNILEKLKENVISNSLSVVPSIPPRLKRSSEMNNTKDASTQTQSISIKVCQCCCTCETSS